The nucleotide window AATTTTCCAGGAGCCCGTTATATTTTTTTTTGCTTCAGGATTAGTCCTGGTGCTTTCCTTCTGGCATGAGTTAATCGTCAGCACCAATAAAACGGTCAACGATACTAAAAAAAATCTCCTGCTATAGTTCATAATTTTGTACATTAATTTTATGGTGCTGGTTACAGATACTATGGTTAGCTTTACTGGGCAGTAGTACTCCAATAAGGATTTTGCAATAGCTGATCAGATTTAGCTACCTCGCTTTGAGGGATGGGGAATAAATACATTGCAGTTCTGAAATTTCTCTTACGCACATTAAAAATTTCAAAAGCCGGTGTGGCTGTTTCATTTTCACGCATCACTTTCATTCCATGCAGTGTTGCATTCTCGGTTGTTTCGGCGATCAGCCAACGCCTTGTATCCCAAAACCAGTGTTCTTCAAAGGCCAATTCTATACGCCTTTCGTTTCTGATAACAGCGCGCATTTCCTCCTTCGACAATCCTGCGGGAAGCCCATAACTGTTATCCGTTCCGGCTGTGATACCAGCTCTTTTTCTAATTGCTGTGATAGCGCTGTACACTTCTGCTGTAGGACCGGCAAATTCATTTTCAGCCTCAGCAAAATTCAGGTACATTTCTGCCAGGCGTATCAGTGGCCAGCAGCGCTCTGCTCCATGAATACAGTTCCCGGCTATGTCAGGTTTCAGCATTTTATTAACGTAATAACCGGTTGTAGTACGGTTAAAAACCGCGTCTGCACCTGCATTGAAGTACAATTTCAAGGGTTGTCCCATAATCGGCTGAATAAAATCTGTATATAAAACGATCAGTGAAGAATCGTGCATAATGGTATGGTCGAGCCGCGGATCGCGGTTATCGTAAGGGCGATTGGGATTATATCCCGATGTTGCAGCCGTAATGGGTTGTCCATCCTTCATCAAAAAAGCGTCTACGAGTTCCTGGTAAGGATAAGCACCATTTCCGTCGCCGCCCCGGCTGGGTGGCATCCAACAGCTTTCAAAGTCTCTGTTACCCGTTCTCATACGGGCCAGAATATACTCACTGTTCACCCGCCGGTAGAATAAATCCCTGAAAGGAGGTATGTTCTGTCCGGCTACGTCACTGGCAGTATTATACAGTTCAAAGGCTCCCAGCGAAATAACCATTCTTGCGGCATCTGCGGCCTGTTTCCACCTGTTATCGTCTGCATTGGCATAACCTACAATAGTGCGTAAAGGGTTGCTTAAACCGGAGTTGAATTGATTAGGGCCATTAAAAAAAGGACTGGCCGCATACAACAAAGCACGGGCTTTTAGCGCCAGGCAGGCACCCGAACCGGCCCGTCCATATTCAAGACCCTGTTGCCGAACGGGCAGGTCTTTTGCAGCGGCATCACATTCTGAAACAATATAATTAATGCATTCTTCAAAACCATTGCGACTGGCGGCTATTTTATCCTGGTCATTGAAAATAGTATCGCCTACCAGTGGTACTCCGCCGTAATGCTTCACAAGGATAAAATAATACCATGCACGTAAAAACCGGGCCTCTGCAGCGGTTCTTTTTTGCAGATAAGTTTCGAAAGGCAGCGTAGCGGCATGCTTCAGATACTGATTCACGGCCCTTATTTGTTTATAACAGGTGCTCCAGGCGTCGCCGCTTACTGTTGCAGGCGTAATAGAACCGGTAGCAAAACCTGCCGATGTTGCGGAAACGCCCACTTTGGGCACATCTGCTTCGGAAGATGCCGCATCCAAACCTCCGTTATCAAAACGGGTAGGGCTAAAGCTAAAGCCAATATCTGAGTAAATATTGCTAAGAAATGCCATAGCATAAGCGCTGTCGCTAAATACAGTTTGCTCATTAAGGTTGGTTGTTGTGGTCTCTTCCAGGAATTTATTTTTAGAGCACCCCGACGTTGCGAGTAACACTACCATTATGATAAGTAACCCTATAAACAGCTTGGCATGATTATATATTTTCATACTTTCAGAATCGTTTTTCTCTTACATGAGGTAACTTTAACAAAGCCTTACCTCCACTCCAAATGATATCATTTTTTGCAACCTCATTTCAATTTTACAGGAAACCAAAATAGCGGTAAGTAATCGCCGGTGTTACTAAACTCATTTATACTATTTTCACGTGACCCTCAGGGGCTTAAAAATCCAGTTATTGTATCCAGATCTATATTATCTTTTCAGAGAGCTGTTGGGAATTGAGTGGCCATTGCTGCATCATATCACCACTTTCGGCCTTTCCATAGCGCTGTCGTTTGTTTTTGGCATGTACTATCTTAGAAAAAATCTGCTGCTCAAGGAAAGCCTGGGATATTTTTCTTCCAGGAAAGACACGCTGGTTGATCGGCAAAAACAAGCTAAAGTGTTACCATCAAAAGCACTGGGTATGATCGCCCTCATCAATACAATTTGCGGAATTATTATCGGTAAGATTTTTTACCTGTTGGAAAATGGTCAGGATCTGCAGCCAGGCTTAACCATGTTTTCCTTTTCGGGGATTAATTATTATGGCGCGCTAACCGGTATGTTACTATCATCGGCATTTTTTTGTTACCTGAATAACATCAGGCCATTGGCTGTTTTTGACGCTGCTGCTCCCGGCTTTCTTCTTTCGTATTGCATCGGTCGGCTGGGTTGTCATATTTCAGGAGACGGCGACTGGGGCCTTGTAAATAATTTACCCAACCCTATAAGCTGGTTGCCCGACTGGTTATGGTCGTACAATTACCCGCATAACCTTATCAGACAGGGTTCCATTATTAAATATTGCGACTGGGGTAATTATTGTTATGTGTTATCCAACCCTGTTTGGCCCACGTCTTTGTATGAAGCTATTATCTGCTTTCTGCTATTTCTGCTACTCTGGCGATTGAGAGGAAAAACATATCAGCCCGGATTCATTACAGGAATCTATTTAATAGTCAGCAGCCTCGAAAGATTTTTAATTGAAGAAATCCGTATAAACCCAATGATAGGAGAATTAGATATAACACAGGCGCAATTGGTAAGCATTATTTTGGCAATAACCGGTGTTGTTATTATTGGCCTCCTTCGTTTTTCAAAAAACCGGCGTTTAACCTAGCCGGTCTTTACAACGCCGCGCCAAATATCAATGCATCCTCACCCAATGTTGCCGTATGTACCGGCGTGTTTATACCCATCTCTGACAGTTTTGCCTTAGTAGCCGGGAGAAAAAAAGATGCGGCCTTCGCTATATTACCTCCTATCACAATAATATCCGGGTTGTTCTTTTGTGCAAACAATGCTAAAAACGCCGATAAGTTACCTGCAAACTCTTCAAATACCTGCCGGGCATATGTACAGCTATGATGCAATAGACTTAGCGCTTTTACATCAGGCAGACGCTTATGGGCAAGCTCATGATACCTGCTGAGAAACCACCTCGTTGAAATATAATCTTCAGCAATGCCGCTCCTGAAAGGCATGCACCAAAGATCAGCGTCGGCAGCCTCACCATTTTTATAATAAGAGGTCCCCAAGCCGGTTCCTAAGGTAATACCTATGGCAGTATTATAATTAGAAGGTATTCCGGCCATTATTTCGCCCCTGAGAAAACAAGCCGCATCATTAGAAATATGAATACATTGAACGGGCATATCCAGGTCCCGGGATAATATCTTCTTTATATTTAGACCATAGAGCGCTTCATATTTATCATTCTCCTTCATCAAACATATTCCTGCATCGTAATCAAAAGGCCCGGGCATGGCGATCCCTACGGAGTCAATAGGTTGGTCAGCCAATTGCATCGTAGTTTTTAAGGCGCCGCTCCAACAGTGGATAATCTCCTCTGCTGAAGCTTTGGAGTCGACGCTTACTCTTGAAGCCGAAAGCGGCACAATCCCCCGATTGACCACATCTATCAATGCTGTGGCAATATGGGAGCCCCCTATATCGGCACCCAGCCTTATTCCGGCGTTTGTCATACAAGTATTTTTTGAGCTGTGAATTTTATTTACTGATACCGCAGCGTATGAGGTTTATCACCCATGACCAGATCGAGTTTCCCGCCCTTCATAATATCGCTG belongs to Niabella yanshanensis and includes:
- a CDS encoding ROK family protein; translated protein: MTNAGIRLGADIGGSHIATALIDVVNRGIVPLSASRVSVDSKASAEEIIHCWSGALKTTMQLADQPIDSVGIAMPGPFDYDAGICLMKENDKYEALYGLNIKKILSRDLDMPVQCIHISNDAACFLRGEIMAGIPSNYNTAIGITLGTGLGTSYYKNGEAADADLWCMPFRSGIAEDYISTRWFLSRYHELAHKRLPDVKALSLLHHSCTYARQVFEEFAGNLSAFLALFAQKNNPDIIVIGGNIAKAASFFLPATKAKLSEMGINTPVHTATLGEDALIFGAAL
- a CDS encoding RagB/SusD family nutrient uptake outer membrane protein produces the protein MKIYNHAKLFIGLLIIMVVLLATSGCSKNKFLEETTTTNLNEQTVFSDSAYAMAFLSNIYSDIGFSFSPTRFDNGGLDAASSEADVPKVGVSATSAGFATGSITPATVSGDAWSTCYKQIRAVNQYLKHAATLPFETYLQKRTAAEARFLRAWYYFILVKHYGGVPLVGDTIFNDQDKIAASRNGFEECINYIVSECDAAAKDLPVRQQGLEYGRAGSGACLALKARALLYAASPFFNGPNQFNSGLSNPLRTIVGYANADDNRWKQAADAARMVISLGAFELYNTASDVAGQNIPPFRDLFYRRVNSEYILARMRTGNRDFESCWMPPSRGGDGNGAYPYQELVDAFLMKDGQPITAATSGYNPNRPYDNRDPRLDHTIMHDSSLIVLYTDFIQPIMGQPLKLYFNAGADAVFNRTTTGYYVNKMLKPDIAGNCIHGAERCWPLIRLAEMYLNFAEAENEFAGPTAEVYSAITAIRKRAGITAGTDNSYGLPAGLSKEEMRAVIRNERRIELAFEEHWFWDTRRWLIAETTENATLHGMKVMRENETATPAFEIFNVRKRNFRTAMYLFPIPQSEVAKSDQLLQNPYWSTTAQ
- a CDS encoding prolipoprotein diacylglyceryl transferase, whose product is MYPDLYYLFRELLGIEWPLLHHITTFGLSIALSFVFGMYYLRKNLLLKESLGYFSSRKDTLVDRQKQAKVLPSKALGMIALINTICGIIIGKIFYLLENGQDLQPGLTMFSFSGINYYGALTGMLLSSAFFCYLNNIRPLAVFDAAAPGFLLSYCIGRLGCHISGDGDWGLVNNLPNPISWLPDWLWSYNYPHNLIRQGSIIKYCDWGNYCYVLSNPVWPTSLYEAIICFLLFLLLWRLRGKTYQPGFITGIYLIVSSLERFLIEEIRINPMIGELDITQAQLVSIILAITGVVIIGLLRFSKNRRLT